The following are encoded together in the Glycine soja cultivar W05 chromosome 5, ASM419377v2, whole genome shotgun sequence genome:
- the LOC114412849 gene encoding probable amidase At4g34880 isoform X1: MACNTVGCFSLFFQFILLIPLVIFSSLFLPTTTAKGFSIEEATVYDLQLAFRRNQLTSRQLVEFYHKQIQTQNPVLRGVLELNPDALAQADKADHERKANAPGTLPALHGIPILVKDNIATKDKMNTTAGSFALLGSVVPRDAGVVTRLREAGAIILGKATLSEWSHYRSNDAPSGWNGRGGEGKNPYTMDGPCGSSSGSAISVAANLVAVSLGSETDGSILCPSGSNSVVGIKPTVGLTSRAGVVPITPLQDTVGPICRTVSDAALVLETIAGIDVNDKATIKASKYLPRGGYAQFLKKDGLRGKRLGVVRTFYGFGNDTFMHDTFELHLKTIRQKGAVLVDNLEINNIQEIFNDQSEDIAMAYEFKLSLNAYLGDLVASPVRSLADVIAFNKKHPKLEKLKEYGQDLMLIAQKTNGVRELKEAVLNMARLSHNGFEKLMITKKLDAVVVPISFFVSILARGGYPGVTVPAGYEKGAPFGIIFGGLKGSEPKLIEIAYSFEQATLIRKPPPLRKLKV; encoded by the exons AGGCAACTGTCTATGATCTCCAACTTGCTTTCCGTAGAAACCAATTAACCTCTAGGCAACTAGTTGAGTTCTACCACAAACAAATACAAACCCAAAACCCAGTTCTGAGAGGGGTGTTGGAGTTAAACCCAGATGCACTAGCACAAGCTGACAAAGCTGACCATGAGAGAAAGGCTAATGCACCAGGGACTCTTCCAGCATTGCATGGAATACCCATTTTGGTTAAGGACAACATTGCTACCAAGGATAAGATGAACACCACTGCAGGCTCTTTTGCACTTCTTGGCTCTGTGGTGCCTAGAGATGCAGGTGTAGTTACCAGGTTAAGAGAAGCTGGTGCTATCATTTTAGGCAAGGCCACCCTGAGTGAATGGTCACATTATAGGTCGAATGATGCACCCAGTGGTTGGAATGGCAGAGGTGGAGAAGGAAAG aatcCATACACAATGGATGGTCCCTGTGGATCTAGTAGCGGATCAGCAATATCAGTGGCCGCAAATTTGGTGGCAGTGTCACTTGGTAGTGAGACTGATGGGTCCATTTTATGCCCTTCAGGTTCTAATTCAGTAGTGGGCATTAAACCAACAGTTGGCCTCACTAGTAGAGCAGGGGTAGTTCCCATCACCCCATTACAGGACACAGTTGG ACCAATTTGCAGGACTGTATCAGATGCTGCTCTTGTTCTTGAAACCATTGCAGGCATCGACGTCAATGATAAGGCAACAATCAAAGCATCAAAGTATCTCCCAAGAGGTGGCTATGCTCAATTTCTAAAGAAAGATGGACTGAGAGGAAAGAGATTAGGTGTTGTAAGAACATTCTACGGTTTTGGAAATGACACTTTTATGCATGATACTTTCGAACTGCACCTGAAAACAATAAG GCAAAAAGGAGCAGTTTTGGTTGACAATTTGGAGATAAACAACATTCAGGAAATCTTTAATGACCAAAGTGAAGACATTGCTATGGCATATGAATTCAAATTATCCTTGAACGCATACCTCGGAGACTTAGTTGCTTCCCCAGTGAGAAGCTTGGCCGATGTGATAGCCTTCAACAAGAAACACCCAAAATTG GAGAAACTTAAGGAGTATGGGCAAGATCTCATGTTGATAGCTCAAAAGACAAATGGAGTTAGGGAACTGAAGGAAGCAGTGTTAAACATGGCAAGATTGTCACATAATGGATTTGAGAAAttaatgataacaaaaaaaCTTGACGCGGTGGTAGTACCCATTTCATTCTTTGTTAGTATACTAGCAAGGGGAGGTTATCCTGGAGTAACTGTTCCAGCGGGATATGAAAAGGGTGCACCATTTGGAATTATCTTTGGAGGTTTGAAAGGCTCAGAACCAAAGCTCATCGAAATTGCATATTCCTTTGAGCAAGCTACTTTGATCAGGAAGCCCCCACCACTCCGAAAGTTAAAGGTTTAA
- the LOC114412849 gene encoding probable amidase At4g34880 isoform X2 encodes MACNTVGCFSLFFQFILLIPLVIFSSLFLPTTTAKGFSIEEATVYDLQLAFRRNQLTSRQLVEFYHKQIQTQNPVLRGVLELNPDALAQADKADHERKANAPGTLPALHGIPILVKDNIATKDKMNTTAGSFALLGSVVPRDAGVVTRLREAGAIILGKATLSEWSHYRSNDAPSGWNGRGGEGKNPYTMDGPCGSSSGSAISVAANLVAVSLGSETDGSILCPSGSNSVVGIKPTVGLTSRAGVVPITPLQDTVGPICRTVSDAALVLETIAGIDVNDKATIKASKYLPRGGYAQFLKKDGLRGKRLGVVRTFYGFGNDTFMHDTFELHLKTIRQKGAVLVDNLEINNIQEIFNDQSEDIAMAYEFKLSLNAYLGDLVASPVRSLADVIAFNKKHPKLSSRTERGRKERSKEVKSYFSPLSRKSKYTRQIEVPMKKGTSLPMEKGET; translated from the exons AGGCAACTGTCTATGATCTCCAACTTGCTTTCCGTAGAAACCAATTAACCTCTAGGCAACTAGTTGAGTTCTACCACAAACAAATACAAACCCAAAACCCAGTTCTGAGAGGGGTGTTGGAGTTAAACCCAGATGCACTAGCACAAGCTGACAAAGCTGACCATGAGAGAAAGGCTAATGCACCAGGGACTCTTCCAGCATTGCATGGAATACCCATTTTGGTTAAGGACAACATTGCTACCAAGGATAAGATGAACACCACTGCAGGCTCTTTTGCACTTCTTGGCTCTGTGGTGCCTAGAGATGCAGGTGTAGTTACCAGGTTAAGAGAAGCTGGTGCTATCATTTTAGGCAAGGCCACCCTGAGTGAATGGTCACATTATAGGTCGAATGATGCACCCAGTGGTTGGAATGGCAGAGGTGGAGAAGGAAAG aatcCATACACAATGGATGGTCCCTGTGGATCTAGTAGCGGATCAGCAATATCAGTGGCCGCAAATTTGGTGGCAGTGTCACTTGGTAGTGAGACTGATGGGTCCATTTTATGCCCTTCAGGTTCTAATTCAGTAGTGGGCATTAAACCAACAGTTGGCCTCACTAGTAGAGCAGGGGTAGTTCCCATCACCCCATTACAGGACACAGTTGG ACCAATTTGCAGGACTGTATCAGATGCTGCTCTTGTTCTTGAAACCATTGCAGGCATCGACGTCAATGATAAGGCAACAATCAAAGCATCAAAGTATCTCCCAAGAGGTGGCTATGCTCAATTTCTAAAGAAAGATGGACTGAGAGGAAAGAGATTAGGTGTTGTAAGAACATTCTACGGTTTTGGAAATGACACTTTTATGCATGATACTTTCGAACTGCACCTGAAAACAATAAG GCAAAAAGGAGCAGTTTTGGTTGACAATTTGGAGATAAACAACATTCAGGAAATCTTTAATGACCAAAGTGAAGACATTGCTATGGCATATGAATTCAAATTATCCTTGAACGCATACCTCGGAGACTTAGTTGCTTCCCCAGTGAGAAGCTTGGCCGATGTGATAGCCTTCAACAAGAAACACCCAAAATTG TCATCAAGAACggagagaggcagaaaagaaaggtctaaggaagtgaaatcttatttctctcctctttcaaggaaatcaaagtacacGAGACAGATAGAAGTTCCTATGAagaaaggtacaagtcttcctatggagaaag GAGAAACTTAA